Proteins co-encoded in one Brassica oleracea var. oleracea cultivar TO1000 chromosome C4, BOL, whole genome shotgun sequence genomic window:
- the LOC106342865 gene encoding metal tolerance protein 1-like: MASSSPQHCHIIEVNPGKSVEESTTTLASKACGEAPCGFSDLNNASGDAQERNASMRKLCIAVVLCLLFMTVEVFGGIKANSLAILTDAAHLLSDVAAFAISLFSLWAAGWEATPRQTYGFFRIEILGALVSIQLIWLLTGILVYEAIIRLLSETSEVNGFLMFLVAAFGLLVNIIMAVLLGHDHGHGHSHGHDHHSHGVTVTTHHHHHGHGEDKHHHAHGDEDVTEQLLEKSEKRKRNINVQGAYLHVLGDSIQSVGVMIGGGIIWYKPEWKIVDLICTLVFSVIVLGTTINMIRSILEVLMESTPREIDATKLEKGLLEMEEVVAVHELHIWAITVGKVLLACHVNIRPEADADMVLNKVIDYIRREYNISHVTIQIER; this comes from the coding sequence ATGGCGTCTTCAAGCCCCCAACATTGCCACATCATCGAGGTCAATCCAGGCAAATCCGTTGAAGAAAGCACAACAACCCTGGCGAGCAAAGCCTGCGGAGAAGCCCCCTGCGGCTTCTCAGATCTCAACAACGCTTCCGGCGACGCCCAAGAACGCAACGCCTCCATGCGCAAGCTCTGCATCGCCGTGGTGCTATGCCTTCTCTTCATGACCGTTGAAGTCTTCGGTGGCATCAAAGCTAACAGCTTAGCTATACTCACCGACGCAGCTCATCTCCTCTCTGACGTTGCTGCTTTTGCCATCTCCCTGTTCTCCCTGTGGGCTGCTGGCTGGGAAGCGACGCCGAGGCAGACTTATGGGTTTTTCAGGATTGAGATTTTGGGAGCTCTTGTCTCCATCCAGCTCATTTGGCTCCTTACTGGTATACTTGTCTATGAAGCTATCATCAGACTTCTTAGTGAGACTAGTGAGGTTAATGGGTTCCTTATGTTCCTTGTTGCTGCTTTTGGGTTGCTTGTGAATATCATAATGGCTGTTCTGTTAGGACATGATCATGGTCACGGTCATAGCCATGGTCATGATCATCACAGTCATGGGGTGACTGTTACCACACATCATCACCATCATGGTCATGGAGAGGACAAGCATCATCACGCTCATGGGGATGAAGACGTTACTGAGCAGTTGCTGGAGAAATCAGAGAAGAGAAAGAGGAACATCAACGTCCAAGGAGCTTACCTCCATGTCCTTGGGGACTCCATCCAGAGCGTTGGCGTTATGATTGGAGGAGGCATCATCTGGTACAAACCGGAGTGGAAGATAGTTGATCTGATCTGCACGCTTGTCTTTTCGGTTATTGTCTTGGGGACGACCATCAACATGATCAGAAGCATTCTTGAGGTGTTGATGGAGAGCACGCCGAGAGAGATCGACGCTACGAAGCTGGAGAAGGGTTTGCTGGAGATGGAGGAAGTGGTGGCTGTTCATGAGCTTCACATTTGGGCTATCACGGTGGGGAAAGTGCTGCTTGCTTGCCACGTCAATATAAGGCCAGAGGCAGATGCTGATATGGTGCTTAACAAGGTCATTGATTACATCCGCAGGGAGTATAACATCAGTCATGTCACTATACAAATCGAGCGCTAA
- the LOC106340018 gene encoding transcription factor bHLH70-like isoform X1: protein MNNQISIVSLFSLTHLVGTSFFLQLLDQKVNVRRSLQVQASAEDHSFPLEEDQSSNLTLQGTRLPFQQILQDPSSVLSFKDPHILGNYLPHEVPELHSPIHSETNHYYQNSLLEGTNEDISSQELQLNPVDNAFSRGKLRNNNLAASVSREKRKRRRSKPMKNREEIESQRMTHITVERNRRRQMNVHLNSLRSIIPSSYFLRGDQASIVGGAIDFVKILEQHLQSLEAQKITQQTSKLIIDATVMERHVNLKMQCCQRRQGQLVRSIFLLEKLGLTVLHLNVTSPCNASIAYSFNLKMEDACNLGSADEITAAVRQIFDC, encoded by the exons ATGAATAACCAGATTTCAATTGTTTCTTTATTCTCTCTCACTCACTTGGTAGGTACCTCCTTTTTCTTGCAGTTGTTGGATCAAAAAGTGAATGTGAGAAGAAGCCTACAAGTTCAAGCATCTGCGGAGGATCATAGCTTTCCTCTTGAGGAAGATCAATCTTCAAATCTTACCTTGCAAGGTACAAGACTTCCATTTCAACAAATACTACAAGACCCTTCTTCGGTTTTGTCCTTCAAAGACCCACACATTCTAGGAAACTATCTCCCGCATGAAGTTCCAGAGTTACATTCACCGATCCACTCAGAAACCAACCACTACTATCAGAACTCACTTTTAGAAGGAACCAATGAAGACATCTCAAGCCAAGAACTTCAGCTAAACCCAGTAGACAATGCGTTTTCAAGAGGCAAGCTCAGAAACAACAACTTGGCAGCATCAGTGAGCAGAGAGAAGAGAAAGAGAAGAAGAAGCAAACCAATGAAAAATAGAGAAGAGATTGAGAGCCAGAGAATGACACACATAACGGTTGAACGAAACCGCAGACGCCAAATGAACGTTCATCTCAACTCACTCCGCTCTATCATTCCATCTTCCTACTTCCTTAGG GGAGACCAAGCGTCAATAGTAGGAGGCGCTATAGACTTCGTGAAGATCCTCGAGCAACACTTGCAATCCCTTGAAGCGCAGAAGATAACTCAACAAACAAGTAAACTGATAATCGATGCCACAGTGATGGAGAGACATGTGAATCTCAAAATGCAGTGCTGCCAGAGGAGACAAGGACAACTTGTCAGATCAATCTTTTTGCTAGAGAAACTTGGACTAACTGTACTTCATCTCAATGTGACATCTCCGTGCAATGCATCTATCGCTTATTCCTTCAACCTCAAG ATGGAAGATGCTTGCAACTTGGGATCAGCCGATGAGATAACGGCGGCGGTTCGTCAGATATTCGACTGTTGA
- the LOC106336849 gene encoding protein CURVATURE THYLAKOID 1B, chloroplastic-like, whose protein sequence is MASLSISSSSTIINSRASPPPGQASFSSPSCISLPMLPPKPLQSTTCCRKIARRNVLTRATEVEAPVTAEAETTELPEIVKTAQEAWEKVEDKYAIGSLAFAALVALWGSTGLISAIDRLPLFPGVFELVGIGYTGWFVYKNLIFKPDREVLFQKVKDTYRDILGSSS, encoded by the exons ATGGCTTCCCTTTCAATCTCTTCCTCTTCGACGATCATCAACTCTAGAGCTTCTCCTCCTCCTGGACAAGCCTCCTTCTCTTCTCCGTCGTGTATTTCACTTCCGATGCTTCCTCCTAAGCCGCTTCAGTCCACTACTTGCT GTCGGAAGATTGCGAGGAGGAACGTTCTGACGAGAGCTACTGAAGTTGAAGCTCCGGTCACCGCCGAAGCTGAGACTACAGAGTTGCCGGAAATCGTCAAGACCGCTCAAGAAGCT TGGGAGAAAGTGGAGGATAAGTATGCAATTGGTTCTCTCGCATTTGCTGCTTTGGTGGCTCTTTGGGGATCTACTGGCCTCATCTCG GCAATCGACAGGCTTCCATTGTTTCCCGGTGTTTTTGAACTTGTAGGCATTGGTTACACTGGG TGGTTCGTTTACAAGAACTTGATCTTCAAACCAGACAG GGAGGTGCTGTTTCAGAAGGTCAAGGATACATACAGAGACATATTAGGGAGCAGCAGCTGA
- the LOC106340018 gene encoding transcription factor bHLH70-like isoform X3 produces the protein MERIQGQNKLCVNLLDQKVNVRRSLQVQASAEDHSFPLEEDQSSNLTLQGTRLPFQQILQDPSSVLSFKDPHILGNYLPHEVPELHSPIHSETNHYYQNSLLEGTNEDISSQELQLNPVDNAFSRGKLRNNNLAASVSREKRKRRRSKPMKNREEIESQRMTHITVERNRRRQMNVHLNSLRSIIPSSYFLRGDQASIVGGAIDFVKILEQHLQSLEAQKITQQTSKLIIDATVMERHVNLKMQCCQRRQGQLVRSIFLLEKLGLTVLHLNVTSPCNASIAYSFNLKMEDACNLGSADEITAAVRQIFDC, from the exons ATGGAGAGGATACAAGGACAAAACAAGCTCTGTGTAAAT TTGTTGGATCAAAAAGTGAATGTGAGAAGAAGCCTACAAGTTCAAGCATCTGCGGAGGATCATAGCTTTCCTCTTGAGGAAGATCAATCTTCAAATCTTACCTTGCAAGGTACAAGACTTCCATTTCAACAAATACTACAAGACCCTTCTTCGGTTTTGTCCTTCAAAGACCCACACATTCTAGGAAACTATCTCCCGCATGAAGTTCCAGAGTTACATTCACCGATCCACTCAGAAACCAACCACTACTATCAGAACTCACTTTTAGAAGGAACCAATGAAGACATCTCAAGCCAAGAACTTCAGCTAAACCCAGTAGACAATGCGTTTTCAAGAGGCAAGCTCAGAAACAACAACTTGGCAGCATCAGTGAGCAGAGAGAAGAGAAAGAGAAGAAGAAGCAAACCAATGAAAAATAGAGAAGAGATTGAGAGCCAGAGAATGACACACATAACGGTTGAACGAAACCGCAGACGCCAAATGAACGTTCATCTCAACTCACTCCGCTCTATCATTCCATCTTCCTACTTCCTTAGG GGAGACCAAGCGTCAATAGTAGGAGGCGCTATAGACTTCGTGAAGATCCTCGAGCAACACTTGCAATCCCTTGAAGCGCAGAAGATAACTCAACAAACAAGTAAACTGATAATCGATGCCACAGTGATGGAGAGACATGTGAATCTCAAAATGCAGTGCTGCCAGAGGAGACAAGGACAACTTGTCAGATCAATCTTTTTGCTAGAGAAACTTGGACTAACTGTACTTCATCTCAATGTGACATCTCCGTGCAATGCATCTATCGCTTATTCCTTCAACCTCAAG ATGGAAGATGCTTGCAACTTGGGATCAGCCGATGAGATAACGGCGGCGGTTCGTCAGATATTCGACTGTTGA
- the LOC106337167 gene encoding two-component response regulator-like APRR9 isoform X2: protein MGEVVVLSSDEGTMETMMSRGKSSEVVRWEKYLPTTVLRVLLVESDDSTRQIITALLQKCSYKVVAVSDGLAAWETLKEKTHNIDLILTELDLPAISGFALLALVMEHEACKHIPVIMMSSQDSMTMVLKCMLRGAADYLIKPMRKNELKNLWQHVWRRLTLRGDHTANGPSLPASQQNVEDNDETCADSRYHSDHGSGSQAISDNGEDKLMADVKPVVESFDVTMDLIGGIDKRSECFYGDNTGEQHVGPELGLSLKRSCSGRSLEKNQDESKHQKISLSDASDFSRYENGKAGGEKAVVVAVEASSSAEPKTPSESHEKLLRCDHGSATTSSNHENIGSSSVSGQNQFLQSGKQESLFPVESNRLKASKEVEVGSQSTNEGTVTAGGQNRSSSTREKAKEEEEEGEGGGTAQQRKSEREAALMKFRMKKKDRCFGKKVRYESRKKLADQRPRVKGQFVRAVNSDASTTK from the exons ATGGGGGAGGTTGTGGTTTTAAGCAGCGACGAAGGTACTATGGAGACGATGATGAGCAGAGGCAAGTCATCGGAGGTTGTCCGGTGGGAGAAGTATCTTCCGACGACGGTGCTTAGGGTTTTGCTTGTCGAATCCGATGATTCAACTCGCCAAATCATCACCGCCCTTCTTCAGAAATGCTCTTACAAAG TTGTGGCCGTCTCCGATGGTTTAGCTGCGTGGGAGACTCTGAAGGAGAAGACACATAACATTGACCTAATACTAACGGAGCTGGATTTGCCAGCTATATCCGGATTTGCGCTACTCGCTTTGGTGATGGAGCATGAAGCTTGCAAGCACATCCCTGTCATAA TGATGTCGTCGCAAGATTCGATGACGATGGTGTTGAAGTGTATGCTTAGAGGTGCTGCTGATTATTTGATTAAGCCCATGAGGAAAAACGAGTTGAAGAATCTATGGCAACATGTCTGGAGACGACTTACT TTGCGTGGTGATCATACTGCTAATGGTCCTAGCTTACCAGCTTCGCAGCAGAACGTTGAAGACAATGATGAAACTTGTGCAGATTCAAGATATCATTCTGATCATGGAAGTGGTTCTCAGGCTATCAGCGACAACGGTGAGGATAAGCTGATGGCGGATGTCAAACCGGTGGTTGAATCTTTTGATGTGACAATGGATTTGATCGGTGGGATAGACAAACGGAGTGAGTGTTTCTACGGAGACAACACCGGTGAGCAGCATGTTGGGCCCGAGCTTGGGCTTTCTCTGAAGAGATCTTGCTCTGGAAGAAGTTTGGAGAAGAACCAAGATGAAAGCAAGCATCAGAAGATTAGCCTCTCTGATGCATCAGACTTCTCACG ATACGAGAACGGGAAGGCAGGAGGAGAGAAAGCAGTTGTTGTTGCTGTAGAGGCAAGTAGTTCAGCTGAGCCCAAGACACCAAGCGAATCACATGAAAAGCTGTTAAGATGTGATCACGGAAGCGCTACAACGAGCAGCAACCATGAGAACATTGGATCATCAAGCGTAAGCGGACAGAACCAGTTTCTTCAGTCCGGGAAGCAAGAATCTCTCTTTCCAGTAGAATCAAACCGCCTGAAGGCGAGCAAGGAAGTGGAAGTTGGTTCTCAGAGCACCAACGAGGGCACAGTAACAGCAGGAGGACAAAATAGGAGCAGCAGCACAAGAGAGAAAGCAAAGGAGGAAGAAGAAGAAGGTGAAGGTGGTGGCACTGCCCAGCAACGCAAGAGTGAGAGAGAAGCTGCGCTGATGAAGTTCCGGATGAAGAAGAAAGATCGATGCTTTGGTAAAAAG GTAAGATATGAGAGCAGGAAGAAGCTAGCAGATCAGCGTCCAAGAGTGAAAGGCCAGTTCGTGCGTGCTGTGAACTCAGATGCGTCTACTACTAAATAA
- the LOC106337167 gene encoding two-component response regulator-like APRR9 isoform X3, translated as MSSQDSMTMVLKCMLRGAADYLIKPMRKNELKNLWQHVWRRLTLRGDHTANGPSLPASQQNVEDNDETCADSRYHSDHGSGSQAISDNGEDKLMADVKPVVESFDVTMDLIGGIDKRSECFYGDNTGEQHVGPELGLSLKRSCSGRSLEKNQDESKHQKISLSDASDFSRLTCRYENGKAGGEKAVVVAVEASSSAEPKTPSESHEKLLRCDHGSATTSSNHENIGSSSVSGQNQFLQSGKQESLFPVESNRLKASKEVEVGSQSTNEGTVTAGGQNRSSSTREKAKEEEEEGEGGGTAQQRKSEREAALMKFRMKKKDRCFGKKVRYESRKKLADQRPRVKGQFVRAVNSDASTTK; from the exons ATGTCGTCGCAAGATTCGATGACGATGGTGTTGAAGTGTATGCTTAGAGGTGCTGCTGATTATTTGATTAAGCCCATGAGGAAAAACGAGTTGAAGAATCTATGGCAACATGTCTGGAGACGACTTACT TTGCGTGGTGATCATACTGCTAATGGTCCTAGCTTACCAGCTTCGCAGCAGAACGTTGAAGACAATGATGAAACTTGTGCAGATTCAAGATATCATTCTGATCATGGAAGTGGTTCTCAGGCTATCAGCGACAACGGTGAGGATAAGCTGATGGCGGATGTCAAACCGGTGGTTGAATCTTTTGATGTGACAATGGATTTGATCGGTGGGATAGACAAACGGAGTGAGTGTTTCTACGGAGACAACACCGGTGAGCAGCATGTTGGGCCCGAGCTTGGGCTTTCTCTGAAGAGATCTTGCTCTGGAAGAAGTTTGGAGAAGAACCAAGATGAAAGCAAGCATCAGAAGATTAGCCTCTCTGATGCATCAGACTTCTCACG ATTAACGTGCAGATACGAGAACGGGAAGGCAGGAGGAGAGAAAGCAGTTGTTGTTGCTGTAGAGGCAAGTAGTTCAGCTGAGCCCAAGACACCAAGCGAATCACATGAAAAGCTGTTAAGATGTGATCACGGAAGCGCTACAACGAGCAGCAACCATGAGAACATTGGATCATCAAGCGTAAGCGGACAGAACCAGTTTCTTCAGTCCGGGAAGCAAGAATCTCTCTTTCCAGTAGAATCAAACCGCCTGAAGGCGAGCAAGGAAGTGGAAGTTGGTTCTCAGAGCACCAACGAGGGCACAGTAACAGCAGGAGGACAAAATAGGAGCAGCAGCACAAGAGAGAAAGCAAAGGAGGAAGAAGAAGAAGGTGAAGGTGGTGGCACTGCCCAGCAACGCAAGAGTGAGAGAGAAGCTGCGCTGATGAAGTTCCGGATGAAGAAGAAAGATCGATGCTTTGGTAAAAAG GTAAGATATGAGAGCAGGAAGAAGCTAGCAGATCAGCGTCCAAGAGTGAAAGGCCAGTTCGTGCGTGCTGTGAACTCAGATGCGTCTACTACTAAATAA
- the LOC106337167 gene encoding two-component response regulator-like APRR9 isoform X1 → MGEVVVLSSDEGTMETMMSRGKSSEVVRWEKYLPTTVLRVLLVESDDSTRQIITALLQKCSYKVVAVSDGLAAWETLKEKTHNIDLILTELDLPAISGFALLALVMEHEACKHIPVIMMSSQDSMTMVLKCMLRGAADYLIKPMRKNELKNLWQHVWRRLTLRGDHTANGPSLPASQQNVEDNDETCADSRYHSDHGSGSQAISDNGEDKLMADVKPVVESFDVTMDLIGGIDKRSECFYGDNTGEQHVGPELGLSLKRSCSGRSLEKNQDESKHQKISLSDASDFSRLTCRYENGKAGGEKAVVVAVEASSSAEPKTPSESHEKLLRCDHGSATTSSNHENIGSSSVSGQNQFLQSGKQESLFPVESNRLKASKEVEVGSQSTNEGTVTAGGQNRSSSTREKAKEEEEEGEGGGTAQQRKSEREAALMKFRMKKKDRCFGKKVRYESRKKLADQRPRVKGQFVRAVNSDASTTK, encoded by the exons ATGGGGGAGGTTGTGGTTTTAAGCAGCGACGAAGGTACTATGGAGACGATGATGAGCAGAGGCAAGTCATCGGAGGTTGTCCGGTGGGAGAAGTATCTTCCGACGACGGTGCTTAGGGTTTTGCTTGTCGAATCCGATGATTCAACTCGCCAAATCATCACCGCCCTTCTTCAGAAATGCTCTTACAAAG TTGTGGCCGTCTCCGATGGTTTAGCTGCGTGGGAGACTCTGAAGGAGAAGACACATAACATTGACCTAATACTAACGGAGCTGGATTTGCCAGCTATATCCGGATTTGCGCTACTCGCTTTGGTGATGGAGCATGAAGCTTGCAAGCACATCCCTGTCATAA TGATGTCGTCGCAAGATTCGATGACGATGGTGTTGAAGTGTATGCTTAGAGGTGCTGCTGATTATTTGATTAAGCCCATGAGGAAAAACGAGTTGAAGAATCTATGGCAACATGTCTGGAGACGACTTACT TTGCGTGGTGATCATACTGCTAATGGTCCTAGCTTACCAGCTTCGCAGCAGAACGTTGAAGACAATGATGAAACTTGTGCAGATTCAAGATATCATTCTGATCATGGAAGTGGTTCTCAGGCTATCAGCGACAACGGTGAGGATAAGCTGATGGCGGATGTCAAACCGGTGGTTGAATCTTTTGATGTGACAATGGATTTGATCGGTGGGATAGACAAACGGAGTGAGTGTTTCTACGGAGACAACACCGGTGAGCAGCATGTTGGGCCCGAGCTTGGGCTTTCTCTGAAGAGATCTTGCTCTGGAAGAAGTTTGGAGAAGAACCAAGATGAAAGCAAGCATCAGAAGATTAGCCTCTCTGATGCATCAGACTTCTCACG ATTAACGTGCAGATACGAGAACGGGAAGGCAGGAGGAGAGAAAGCAGTTGTTGTTGCTGTAGAGGCAAGTAGTTCAGCTGAGCCCAAGACACCAAGCGAATCACATGAAAAGCTGTTAAGATGTGATCACGGAAGCGCTACAACGAGCAGCAACCATGAGAACATTGGATCATCAAGCGTAAGCGGACAGAACCAGTTTCTTCAGTCCGGGAAGCAAGAATCTCTCTTTCCAGTAGAATCAAACCGCCTGAAGGCGAGCAAGGAAGTGGAAGTTGGTTCTCAGAGCACCAACGAGGGCACAGTAACAGCAGGAGGACAAAATAGGAGCAGCAGCACAAGAGAGAAAGCAAAGGAGGAAGAAGAAGAAGGTGAAGGTGGTGGCACTGCCCAGCAACGCAAGAGTGAGAGAGAAGCTGCGCTGATGAAGTTCCGGATGAAGAAGAAAGATCGATGCTTTGGTAAAAAG GTAAGATATGAGAGCAGGAAGAAGCTAGCAGATCAGCGTCCAAGAGTGAAAGGCCAGTTCGTGCGTGCTGTGAACTCAGATGCGTCTACTACTAAATAA
- the LOC106340018 gene encoding transcription factor bHLH70-like isoform X4 codes for MERIQGQNKLCLLDQKVNVRRSLQVQASAEDHSFPLEEDQSSNLTLQGTRLPFQQILQDPSSVLSFKDPHILGNYLPHEVPELHSPIHSETNHYYQNSLLEGTNEDISSQELQLNPVDNAFSRGKLRNNNLAASVSREKRKRRRSKPMKNREEIESQRMTHITVERNRRRQMNVHLNSLRSIIPSSYFLRGDQASIVGGAIDFVKILEQHLQSLEAQKITQQTSKLIIDATVMERHVNLKMQCCQRRQGQLVRSIFLLEKLGLTVLHLNVTSPCNASIAYSFNLKMEDACNLGSADEITAAVRQIFDC; via the exons ATGGAGAGGATACAAGGACAAAACAAGCTCTGT TTGTTGGATCAAAAAGTGAATGTGAGAAGAAGCCTACAAGTTCAAGCATCTGCGGAGGATCATAGCTTTCCTCTTGAGGAAGATCAATCTTCAAATCTTACCTTGCAAGGTACAAGACTTCCATTTCAACAAATACTACAAGACCCTTCTTCGGTTTTGTCCTTCAAAGACCCACACATTCTAGGAAACTATCTCCCGCATGAAGTTCCAGAGTTACATTCACCGATCCACTCAGAAACCAACCACTACTATCAGAACTCACTTTTAGAAGGAACCAATGAAGACATCTCAAGCCAAGAACTTCAGCTAAACCCAGTAGACAATGCGTTTTCAAGAGGCAAGCTCAGAAACAACAACTTGGCAGCATCAGTGAGCAGAGAGAAGAGAAAGAGAAGAAGAAGCAAACCAATGAAAAATAGAGAAGAGATTGAGAGCCAGAGAATGACACACATAACGGTTGAACGAAACCGCAGACGCCAAATGAACGTTCATCTCAACTCACTCCGCTCTATCATTCCATCTTCCTACTTCCTTAGG GGAGACCAAGCGTCAATAGTAGGAGGCGCTATAGACTTCGTGAAGATCCTCGAGCAACACTTGCAATCCCTTGAAGCGCAGAAGATAACTCAACAAACAAGTAAACTGATAATCGATGCCACAGTGATGGAGAGACATGTGAATCTCAAAATGCAGTGCTGCCAGAGGAGACAAGGACAACTTGTCAGATCAATCTTTTTGCTAGAGAAACTTGGACTAACTGTACTTCATCTCAATGTGACATCTCCGTGCAATGCATCTATCGCTTATTCCTTCAACCTCAAG ATGGAAGATGCTTGCAACTTGGGATCAGCCGATGAGATAACGGCGGCGGTTCGTCAGATATTCGACTGTTGA
- the LOC106340018 gene encoding transcription factor bHLH70-like isoform X2 produces MNNQISIVSLFSLTHLVGTSFFLQLLDQKVNVRRSLQVQASAEDHSFPLEEDQSSNLTLQGTRLPFQQILQDPSSVLSFKDPHILGNYLPHEVPELHSPIHSETNHYYQNSLLEGTNEDISSQELQLNPVDNAFSRGKLRNNNLAASVSREKRKRRRSKPMKNREEIESQRMTHITVERNRRRQMNVHLNSLRSIIPSSYFLRGDQASIVGGAIDFVKILEQHLQSLEAQKITQQTSKLIIDATVMERHVNLKMQCCQRRQGQLVRSIFLLEKLGLTVLHLNVTSPCNASIAYSFNLKEDACNLGSADEITAAVRQIFDC; encoded by the exons ATGAATAACCAGATTTCAATTGTTTCTTTATTCTCTCTCACTCACTTGGTAGGTACCTCCTTTTTCTTGCAGTTGTTGGATCAAAAAGTGAATGTGAGAAGAAGCCTACAAGTTCAAGCATCTGCGGAGGATCATAGCTTTCCTCTTGAGGAAGATCAATCTTCAAATCTTACCTTGCAAGGTACAAGACTTCCATTTCAACAAATACTACAAGACCCTTCTTCGGTTTTGTCCTTCAAAGACCCACACATTCTAGGAAACTATCTCCCGCATGAAGTTCCAGAGTTACATTCACCGATCCACTCAGAAACCAACCACTACTATCAGAACTCACTTTTAGAAGGAACCAATGAAGACATCTCAAGCCAAGAACTTCAGCTAAACCCAGTAGACAATGCGTTTTCAAGAGGCAAGCTCAGAAACAACAACTTGGCAGCATCAGTGAGCAGAGAGAAGAGAAAGAGAAGAAGAAGCAAACCAATGAAAAATAGAGAAGAGATTGAGAGCCAGAGAATGACACACATAACGGTTGAACGAAACCGCAGACGCCAAATGAACGTTCATCTCAACTCACTCCGCTCTATCATTCCATCTTCCTACTTCCTTAGG GGAGACCAAGCGTCAATAGTAGGAGGCGCTATAGACTTCGTGAAGATCCTCGAGCAACACTTGCAATCCCTTGAAGCGCAGAAGATAACTCAACAAACAAGTAAACTGATAATCGATGCCACAGTGATGGAGAGACATGTGAATCTCAAAATGCAGTGCTGCCAGAGGAGACAAGGACAACTTGTCAGATCAATCTTTTTGCTAGAGAAACTTGGACTAACTGTACTTCATCTCAATGTGACATCTCCGTGCAATGCATCTATCGCTTATTCCTTCAACCTCAAG GAAGATGCTTGCAACTTGGGATCAGCCGATGAGATAACGGCGGCGGTTCGTCAGATATTCGACTGTTGA